CACCAGATCCTGATACAGAAAACGATATCGGGCGACAGCCTCAAACAGCAAATGCAGGAAAAAGCTGAACTGGTCCAGTGAAATATCGGCGTCGTCCGGCACCGCGAGTAAGTCCACCATTTCCGCTTCAAAGCTCTGGAACAGCTCGTCGACAATGTCGCTTTTACTTTTGAAGTGGTAATAGAGGTTGCCCGGGCTGATGTCCAGCTCATCGGAGATCAGCAGGGTGGTGACATTGGGCTCGCCCAGGCTGTTGAACAGCGCCAGGCTGGTGCCGAGAATCCTGTCCCTGGTTTTGATTTTTTTCATAATCGCTGAATCGATTCCTCAGAGGTCAAACCGCGCCCATACCGGGCAGTGGTCTGATGGCCGCTCCATGCCTCGGATATCATAGGATACGCCGGCCTCTGTGGCTTTGGGCAGCAGGCTGTCGCTGGCCATAATCAGATCAATTCGCAGGCCCCGTTTAGGGTCCCGTTCAAAGCCTTTGCTACGGTAGTCAAACCAGCTGAAGGTATTGGCTTCGTCCGGGTGCAGGTGGCGGAAGACGTCGGTATAACCCCGGCTTTCAACCTGGGCAAGCCATTCCCGTTCCTCTGGCAGAAAACTGCATTTCCCGGTGCGCAGCCAGCGCTTGGCGTTATCCGCGCCAATGCCGATGTCTTTGTCTGTGGGCGAGATGTTCATGTCGCCCATGACAATCACATGGCCAGGTTGGCTCTTCAAGTCGTCCAGGTAGGCCATCAGATCCCGGTAAAACTTCTGTTTTGCGGGAAATTTCACCGGATGATCCCGGCTCTCACCCTGGGGGAAGTAGCCGTTGATCACGGTCAGCGGCTCTCCCTTCACGGTAAAGCGACCGGTTATAAGGCGGCGCTGGGCATCGTCGTCATCGGTGCTGTATCCCTTCTGGACCGACTCGGGCTCTGCCCGGGAGAGCAGGGCGACGCCATAATGGGTTTTCTGGCCGTGAAAGTGCACGTGGTAGCCGAGTTTGCGGATGTCATCTACCGGGAATTCCTGGTCAGTGACCTTGGTTTCCTGAAGCCCGATGATATCCGGGTTCAGTTGCTCGATCACAGCTTCAAGCTGGTGCAGACGGGTGCGGATACTGTTGACGTTAAACGACACAAACATCATGGGGGCGAAGTCTCCGGTACGTTTTGCCCGAGAGTTTACCACACCATGGCCGGTTATCTGTTTGGCGGCCGGGCCGGGTTCAGGGCGTCAGTTCACAATCCGGGTATTGTTCCACCTCGTAGCGGATGTGCGCTGTGAAATTGGCGTCTGCATTTTCACGGATGTTGGTAAGGCCCAGGTACTCGGTTAGTGCGCCCTCTTTGTTGTACCCCAGCACGATAGGGTCAACCAGAAACCGGAGAACGAGGCTGGTGGGGCGAATGCGAAGGACAACATCGGAGTTCAGTTGGTTATTGCTAGTGGGTTCCAGTACAAACCCATAATGCTCGCCCCGTGTCGGGCCCAGGAAGCGAAACTCCACCGACTCCCCCCGGGTAACCTTGCCCCAATTGGCCCGGACCAGATGATCAAAACCGGCATCCACCACTAATTGGTCATCGAAGCTTACCCCGTACCTCTCAACTTCGCCGGCCGGGGTCTGCCATTCAATAGCCAGGCGGTCTGGCTCGGGATAGGTAATTTCCAGCGTCTCGTTGAAGTCTGGTTGCTGAAAATCCACGCTCGGGCGGAGCGAAGAGTCCTCATAGCTCATCTGTTTGGTTGCGAATGGGGCCTCGCCAGGTTCCTTTCGGTAGTTCACTGAGTGAGTTTGGGGTTCGAAGATGCCTTCCGCACAATGGCCCTCAACCTGATGGATTTCCTGGTAAAGCAACGTGCTACCGTTACTCTTGGCTGTGCCGGTGAACACGAACTGGTTGGCGTTTACGGGCAGTACCAGAATGGTCAGGGCGCTGAAGGTAATGGCTGAGCGAATCATGGCTGCAACTCCGAATACAGGGTCTTCCGAACGTAAAGCAGCAACGGGAATAACAGGAACCACCCTACAGCCATGGCGGCCAGAGAGATCGTGAGGTCGGGCAGGGTGACGATACCCAGTTTGCTGG
The window above is part of the Marinobacter sp. THAF197a genome. Proteins encoded here:
- the xthA gene encoding exodeoxyribonuclease III, whose translation is MMFVSFNVNSIRTRLHQLEAVIEQLNPDIIGLQETKVTDQEFPVDDIRKLGYHVHFHGQKTHYGVALLSRAEPESVQKGYSTDDDDAQRRLITGRFTVKGEPLTVINGYFPQGESRDHPVKFPAKQKFYRDLMAYLDDLKSQPGHVIVMGDMNISPTDKDIGIGADNAKRWLRTGKCSFLPEEREWLAQVESRGYTDVFRHLHPDEANTFSWFDYRSKGFERDPKRGLRIDLIMASDSLLPKATEAGVSYDIRGMERPSDHCPVWARFDL